The Branchiostoma floridae strain S238N-H82 chromosome 8, Bfl_VNyyK, whole genome shotgun sequence genome has a segment encoding these proteins:
- the LOC118421694 gene encoding peroxidasin homolog: protein MVRTPFEFLERLHELSPAAQHEARAAAIVEGTMQLVLEKVVENDNDWIVAGDMCDIRKAISPAQRDIIANMAGCEPSTKEVNCPTSMYRTFDGSCNNIDNPQWGAALQPFKRFVLAGYDDKWNDPIGWDKSREYNGFSLPSARLVSNMLLTGSEVEYDPEYTHMLTEWGRFLRHDLEQTASAVGCTVLASDKKILCTDTCDNISPCFPIPLPDDDPMINNTQKPCLPFTRSSSMCAVAIGETSNPDDLTDREQINQVSSFIDASMVYGSSEELAQSLRDLTTDEGLLRVQERTDISSGLDLLPFEEEEENSCNQDPTGGDTVPCFLSGDSRVNEDNTAIASHTIWVREHNRLARQLRTLNPHWSGDRLYQEARNIVAAVIAHITFEEYLPKILGPDAMEEVGEYVEYDPEVDPSLRNSFAMAAFRLNDAATAPLVKRYDENYEEDRDIGNIALRHTFFAPWRIVKESGIDPLVRGLIGSPAKLATPRNVIHKELTQHLFGQPDHPGLDIAAITIQRGRDHGIPFYNNWRDLCELPLAESFGDLSSDADVRQKLSDVYGDVSNIDLWTAGLLEDHVTGGRVGPTFRCLLKKQFNAIRQGDRFWHENFHVFSAAQRTQIGRVTYARVVCDNTGVTRLPRDVFVRTDVTDMMSCDDIPSMLLEVWEDTFEDADECQNPDMNDCEQLCINLVGSYLCACHDGLVLRADGRSCASCPELYPDVMDEDRVPPGDFAVYENQCFWFSSLWRGWLTYLDAKQSCVLLGGKLAMIKDAGVQGFLENYLRNNRRHFKA, encoded by the exons ATGGTAAGAACACCGTTTGAATTCCTGGAGCGGCTGCACGAGTTGAGCCCGGCGGCGCAGCATGAGGCCCGCGCCGCCGCCATAGTGGAGGGGACTATGCAGCTGGTTCTGGAGAAGGTGGTGGAGAACGACAACGACTGGATAGTGGCCGGAG ACATGTGCGATATACGCAAAGCCATCTCCCCGGCTCAGAGAGACATCATCGCCAACATGGCAGGTTGTGAACCGTCTACGAAAGAAGTTAATTGTCCCACCAGCATGTATCGCACATTTGACGGTAGCTGCAATAACATCGACAATCCGCAATGGGGCGCTGCGCTACAGCCGTTCAAACGGTTTGTGTTGGCTGGGTACGATGACAAATGGAACGACCCGATTGGATGGGACAAATCGCGGGAATACAACGGTTTCTCTCTTCCGAGTGCCCGCCTGGTTTCTAATATG CTCCTGACCGGTTCTGAGGTAGAGTACGACCCTGAGTACACACACATGCTGACGGAGTGGGGCCGCTTCTTACGTCACGACCTGGAGCAGACGGCCTCAGCTGTGGGCTGTACCGTCCTGGCTTC AGATAAGAAGATACTGTGCACAGACACGTGTGACAACATCAGCCCGTGTTTCCCCATTCCTCTTCCTGATGACGACCCAATGATAAACAATACACAGAAA CCCTGTCTGCCCTTCACCCGGTCCAGCTCCATGTGTGCAGTAGCTATAGGAGAGACGTCCAACCCTGATGACCTCACGGACAGGGAGCAGATCAACCAGGTCTCCAGCTTCATAGACGCGTCCATGGTGTACGGCTCCTCAGAAGAGTTGGCTCAGTC ACTACGTGACTTGACTACCGATGAGGGATTGCTGCGTGTTCAGGAGCGGACGGACATCAGCTCAGGACTGGACCTACTGCCGtttgaggaggaggaagagaacTCTTGCAATCAG GACCCGACAGGTGGTGACACTGTCCCTTGCTTCCTCTCCGGTGACAGTCGTGTGAACGAGGATAACACAGCCATCGCCTCTCACACCATCTGGGTGCGGGAACACAACCGCCTGGCCCGGCAGCTCCGCACACTCAACCCGCACTGGAGCGGCGACAGGCTGTACCAGGAGGCCCGCAATATCGTGGCGGCGGTGATAGCTCACATCACCTTTGAAGAGTACCTGCCAAAAATCCTGGGACCGGATG CAATGGAAGAGGTGGGGGAATACGTCGAATACGACCCTGAGGTGGACCCGTCCTTACGAAACTCGTTTGCCATGGCGGCTTTCCGACTCAACGATGCGGCTACTGCACCGCTGGTGAAGCGTTATGACGAA AACTATGAAGAGGACCGTGATATAGGAAACATTGCCTTACGTCACACGTTTTTCGCCCCCTGGCGGATAGTGAAGGAAAGTGGGATCGACCCGCTGGTCAGAGGACTGATCGGGAGCCCGGCAAAGTTGGCAACACcaagaaat GTTATACATAAAGAGCTGACCCAGCATCTGTTCGGCCAGCCTGACCACCCCGGACTGGACATCGCCGCCATCACCATCCAGCGGGGCAGGGACCACGGCATACCGTTCTACAACAACTGGCGGGACCTCTGTGAACTTCCGCTCGCAG aaTCGTTTGGTGACCTTTCCAGTGATGCTGACGTCAGGCAGAAGTTGTCTGACGTATACGGTGACGTCAGCAACATTGATCTGTGGACAGCAGGCTTATTGGAGGACCACGTGACCGGCGGGCGGGTGGGGCCAACTTTCAGATGTCTACTAAAGAAACAGTTCAATGCAATACGACAAGGAGACAG ATTTTGGCACGAGAACTTCCATGTGTTCTCGGCAGCTCAGCGCACCCAGATCGGCCGTGTGACGTATGCACGCGTCGTCTGCGACAACACAGGGGTCACCAGGCTACCACGTGACGTCTTTGTCAGGACTGACGTCACAGATATGATGTCATGTGATGACATTCCCAGCATGCTTCTGGAGGTTTGGGAGGATACTTTCGAAG ATGCAGACGAATGTCAGAACCCGGACATGAACGACTGTGAACAACTCTGCATCAACCTTGTCGGATCGTACCTCTGCGCATGTCATGACGGGCTCGTTCTGAGGGCGGACGGAAGGAGCTGTGCAT CTTGTCCGGAGCTGTACCCCGACGTCATGGACGAAGACCGTGTACCCCCCGGAGACTTCGCCGTGTACGAGAATCAGTGTTTCTGGTTCTCCTCCCTGTGGAGGGGCTGGCTGACGTACCTGGACGCCAAACAGAGCTGTGTGCTCCTGGGCGGCAAACTCGCCATGATCAAGGACGCTGGTGTGCAGGGGTTCCTGGAAAACTACCTCCGGAACAACAGACGGCACTTCAAGGCGtga